Part of the Ictalurus furcatus strain D&B chromosome 19, Billie_1.0, whole genome shotgun sequence genome, GGAGGATGTACTTTTGGTGTACTTTTGTActtcatgtacttttggtggtatcggtaccggcTACTggatttttggtattgtgacatccctactggTAACATGAACTGTCATGATTTACATTAACTCAAACATACAGTGTTAATCTGCACCAAATGTCacatgttttgtacaaaacTTGGCCTGAGGCTATaaacatgccaatattcagttatagtcatagagCCACCTGCTGCCAACAGGAAATTATACATTTGACATCGTGACACACTCCTTACAAcatataaatgcaaaaaagtgctaaaaactggaactgagtgcccctggcagagcagccaGAACGTGCATCCGGGAGCGAGGGCCCTTTCatcactgcttgcagctttaattattattattattattattattattattatctcccTAAAGTGACCAATAACAAGATCTGAATGGTaagttttgaaatttggcacactgatacTACAGGCCACAGGTAACTGACCCACATGAGCCCATAGGTGGCGCTACAGGCCACGCCCAAACTTACATGATTTTCACTCTGTCCCATAAGTCCAAATTGTCTGAAAATTTGTATACATGCTTTATTTCCCATCAGGAACAAAAATTCATTGGGACCCATAAAGTCCACCATGATAGATTTTCCTGTACACTTtgtccaaaactacaaaaatcttCTCCTTATGAACTGTAGGTTCGTGGACTTGAACTGGGGTACATGTGTGGGATGCATGTCTTTCTATAGGGTGATAAgcaataaggaatcaaataaaaatttgcCAAACTATTTACATGTTGGTGAATTGACATCTGCACATATCGTGTCcataaatcaatggaacattaaCCTTTTGTACTTGATCTGTGGCACACACAAAGAGGGCACTACAGTATCTTTGATAGTTAAACATAATGTAACTATCTTTATCATCCCCTAGATGGCACTGTTTGACTTGGATCCAGCCAAAGCACACTTCATTTAGATTTGTTTGAGCAGCaggaataaattaaatatgttcAAGTAGTGTTGTATCAGCATGAAGTAATTCTCCAAACTTCTCACTCCTCATTGTTTTTGACAATGATCATTTgtggaaaacaacaaaaatgaacttaaaatctgccattGATCCAAATGCGTTGAAATGTTACATATATGGGATACATTTCTCCACcatgtcaattttgaaatggtCTGCAATCTTGAAGAGGAATCCGACCATTGCAGCTTGCAgctacacacacaatttttaattttttttaatcccagtAGCAGTATGGTATTCCTACAGTGTAGAAGTACAATATATCAagtcctctctttcttttcttgtctCTTTAGTCAACTGATGATGTGGAAGTCACAGTTAGGGAACTTAAGGTGGGCATCCTGACTGTGAGTGATGATACCAGACATGATGGTTTCGTCCCAGCTGATGTCCTGAATGTTGCTATGATACTGGAAGGGGAGATGTTCCTAATGCTCTTGCTATACTGCTTGGACTACTCTATGTTCTGAACATTAAGTATCCCAAACAACTATGATATACCTTTTGAGGTACTTCAGAGAATTTTCATGAAAATTGGCGAGCTGCACAGCAAGAGTTCacaatctaaaaaataaattaatgcagTGATGTAAAAATGGTGCAATGCAACCTtatttttcaggttttttttcacATGGAGCTTGGGGGGGTCGAGCTTGAGTACATAGAATtggaactttttcacatttgatATGGTTAAATGGCtatttcacccaaaaatgaaaacttgCTGATTTACTCATCTTCAGGTCATCCATGAATACTTTGATGCAGCTTTTATCAGATGTTTGGACTGAAAGTTCTGGCACCCATTCATTTGCGTTTTATGGACCTATGTATGTGTTCCGATGAAGACAAATGCATTCAAATCATGGATAACCTGGGGTAAATTATCAGTAAATTTTCGTTTTTGGGTGACCTAACACTTTAAATGgcttctgatcataattacacaTTGGTTTGTGTgcttcagcaatattttattgGTCAACTTGTGTACAAGGCTTATACTGCGTGTTTGTAGACAATACATGTGCTGAGCCTTTGAAGTGTGATAAtgctgtgtatgtttttttttgttgttaattttatacttttattctcatttttggatacaattttatttatttactaatatttatggtataaatattaaatatatatttatagtactAATATTGAGTACATCTAACTTAAATGCTAGTTGAGGCAACTTAGTTTGCAGTTGAATAAAGAAGTTGAGACGACTTAACTTTTCCTAACTACATTTTATAAGTTACAATTACCTTAAGTGAACTTTTCTATTGAAGttcacaaaactaaaaaaaaaaaaaacatggaaaaaggCCACTTTATGTTGTAAGTTGagtcaacaattttttttacattttatttattattattttttggggtGTAAACTGTCCTGTGGTATgtcattagtgttttattttttattttatttttattttttgtattactCTGTGTCTTGTTTATATCcagcactgtatgtgtaaatgCACTATAGGATCGCTATAAATCATCAACAAATTCCTTGTATACTCAAGCATACTTGACAAGTAAATcttattctgattctgaaagCTGTTCATCACCCTCagtcctaaactctcgtctcatctccatcttatgatctcaaacccaaatatctttggtgtacagcacaaacaaatgaactggtcTCACCactccaatagtttcagaagggactgtagTTAGTTCTGGCCATGTAGCTGTGACTCTACAAACCCAAAGTAGCAGTTTCATCTTTAATTTTCTCTGACACTGGGAAAACATGATGGTTTCAGACTAGGAtatcatttcaaacagctgaaaatttCAAACAATAATCTGAGACTATTCTAACGAAGAAGTTTAAACATGGAGGCAAGCATACTCCAGGAGTTGGTACGAGGGTTGTAGGCTTTGACGCTCTCCAGACGGTTGGCTCCATCAAAACAAAACCCCTAATATGTAAAACCATACATCTTATCTCGAGTGATGTGCATTAATAAAAGAACACAAACCGTGCTAACAGAAACATGCCTGCTTCCCATCTCTTACAGAGCAATTACAGAAACTTCACTGACTCTCAGTGCAAATAGTTCTTACCGCAAACACTTGGTTGTTCAGAGCGATCACGCCCCCTCTTGGGTTGTGCATCCTTTCAATTCGCGTCCACTGAGTGTAACAAGGGTCGAAACACTCGGCCGTGAAAGGGGACCCGGTTCCGTTGAGTCCTCCACAGATGTAGATCTAAAGGAACCCAAAAACAAGAAGGTTCTGGGTGTTTCTAGTTCAAGCTTTCAGGTTCCCTCAGGGactgtaacattttaaataatgtttgtttatttatttcatttattgacGCTGTGCATTAGCCAGCCTTCAGGTGAACACTAATTCACTAATTTGGTGGAGATGTGTGTCTGGGAAAAGTATAACTCTGTGGTAAAAATCATTGAAAAGTGTGTGCATTTCACTCTTACCTTGGCCAGTAAGGTCGTAGCACTGGCAGAGCACTacactaacttttttttgcaaggAGTACATGCTCCTAAATGAAAAAATTTATGAGCACACTGAAAaaagtttattaaacaaatgatttatttcataCATACTGCTCGTGCAAAATCACACATTGGCCTAGACGCAAAGGATATCGTTTGTCCAGCTTTTGTATGTTGGCCGTCTGGAAGGCTTAGAGGTCAGCGAGCAGTCCACGGCAGGTGTGGGATCAAACTCCTCAACAGAAGGCCCCTCCAGGCTGATCCTCATCAGGTCTTCGGTGGTGGAGACCCAAAGAGAGCTTCTTGTTGAATTCTTAATGCGGTTCTGCGTAGAGATCCCTCGCTCACACTGAGTGGCTGAAATGGGCAGCATCAGCGTAATCTGCACCAACCCCAGTATGTTCTAGAGAAAAGATGATacttttcaatttcatttaaacacTTACCATTAACTTATCAAAACCAACCATAGAAGGATACCATACACAACCACTCAGTACTACTGCAGGCCTACCTTGTAATCTAGCCTGTAGGGGTCCTTTGTCAACATGGTCTCCCACAGGCCACTGTAGGTCTTGTCCTTGAAATTGTGGCTGATCAGGATTTTCAGCCCCTGCCACTCATCCTGCATTGCAGCCATGTTGCACACCGATCTGCAGGATTGAACAGAGCAAGTGAGTTTACATAACATTGTCTCATATGGTATTACAGCGTCAAATAAGTTCTTGCGTCTCTAGAGGCTCCTTGAAATGCCTCACCAGGTCTGCCACATCACAAAAAGAGAGAAGGCTGGCCTGG contains:
- the LOC128623552 gene encoding zinc finger protein 862-like isoform X1; the protein is MLCKLTCSVQSCRSVCNMAAMQDEWQGLKILISHNFKDKTYSGLWETMLTKDPYRLDYKNILGLVQITLMLPISATQCERGISTQNRIKNSTRSSLWVSTTEDLMRISLEGPSVEEFDPTPAVDCSLTSKPSRRPTYKSWTNDILCV
- the LOC128623552 gene encoding zinc finger protein 862-like isoform X2, whose amino-acid sequence is MAAMQDEWQGLKILISHNFKDKTYSGLWETMLTKDPYRLDYKNILGLVQITLMLPISATQCERGISTQNRIKNSTRSSLWVSTTEDLMRISLEGPSVEEFDPTPAVDCSLTSKPSRRPTYKSWTNDILCV